GTGGATAGTGCGGGATAATCATTAATACGCTGCTGGTTCGCTTTAAAGTGGCTATAGTAAACCGCATCAAAGCGAATAAGGGTCGTAAACAAACGCCAATCGGCTTCGGTTAGTACATCTCCTACTAAATACTTATGGTTGCTCAAATGATGTTCAAGCTCATCCAGTGTGGCAAATAATTCATTGTACGCTTCTTCGTAAGCCTCTTGTGTTGTAGCAAATCCACATTTATAAACGCCATTATTCACAGTGTGATAAATTTTATCATTGACGGTATCAATTTCTGTATGTAAAAACTCTGGATAAAAATCTTGTTTATCACCTGTTAAATCATTAAAAGCATGGTTAAATTGACGAATAATTTCAGCAGATTCATTACTGACAATGGTTTTTTCTTTCTTATCCCACAGCACAGGCACAGTGACTCTACCGGTATATTGGCTATCCGCTTTTGTATAAATTTCATACAAATAATTTAGACCATAAAGATTATCTCCAGTCGCCCCCAGACCCACTTTAAATTCCCATCCATTTTCAAGCATATGAGGATGCACAATAGAAATATCGATATAGTGTTCCAGTTTTTTAAGTTTTCTAAATATCAAGGTTCGGTGTGCCCACGGGCAAGCCAAAGAGACATACAAATGATAGCGTCCTTTTTCCGGTGGGAAGGGAGTATTTGCTTCATTTTTAATGGCATTCCTAAATTGCGTAGGCTCTCGTTTAAATGTGCCCCCGGTTTTGGAAGTATCATACCACTGGTCATGCCAGTGCCCATCAATTAATAAGCCCATTCTTCTTCTCCCTAAGCTTGAATGCATCTTGAATATAGAGGAAATTACAATAAATTAAATTTTACTCAATTTATACCAGCAAGAAGCGAAAATTCTTTTGAATCTCATTCAAGCTGAATTTATTTAAAAATAAAGAAAAACTCATCCAGGCACTGAGGGCCGCCAAATCCTTAAAAGGTGGAGGTAAATACACAGGGGGAGATAAAATACCTCTTTCCTTTAATTCCCCCAACAAAGGTAAATCATCAAGAATTAATTTACCAGTGAAAAGCAAAGGAATGGAATCAATTCGCCGCTGACTGATTGCAAAACGCATATAATTATAGATTAAAAGAAATCCCTTCGCGTAAGATAAATCTTTGGTAAAAGGCCCTCCCTCGGGCGTACTGCCGCGAAATACGCGAACAGTATGATTATAACTATCATCTTCAGTTAAGCCGCATTCAATAAAATAGCGATAGATATCAATAAAATTTGCCCCCTGCCGAACTTTCTCCAGTGCAATCACACGATTGGTAATTTTACGCACCCGACCGGGATAAGACGAAAAGGTGACAATTTCAGTAATGACGGCAAGTCCCTCCTGAATCACGCTGCATGAAGGAGAGCCTTTTCCTAAAAAGGAACAGTAAGGCTGTGTTGCCCCATTTAGCGTTGTTCCCACATGAACCCAACCTTCATGAACCTCAAGGTATTTTAAATCCCGATCACTAAACATAGCATGTTGACTTAATTTAATAGTATCTGCTCCTGCAGAAGCATCGGCAACCATGTCATCGCTTACCATAACAGTGACTTTACCGGGATGCTGATCAAAAAAGTGGCTAAGACGCTCCTGCAATAACTCCTGTGCCTTTTGTGGCGTGTGCTTCTTTTCATCTGCTTCTGATTTAAGCTGTACCTCAAGTGCTGTTAATACATCAAATAAAAGCGTGCCTAATTCAGACAGACGCGGCCCACCTGAATAAAATGCATCATCCGGACTGCCATAAAGTTCCATTGCCAGTTCACAAAATGCCGGAGTACCTCGAGCATTCAGCATTTGCACTGCGCGTGCATATTCCTCACATTGCCGTTTAATTAAACGCGTAACAGGTGAGTATTGCCCCAATTGATTTTGTGCATCGCGGACAATCAAGCGAAATTCTTCCTGCTTTTCAGTAGCATCGAAAGGTAAAGGCTTATTTAGGTAGTAATCTCTATCTATTTTAGGCAGGGCCTGTGCTTTTTTGGTAAAAAAATCCTTTTTAATCGCATCATCCCACTTGATGCTATCCAAAATTCGTATCGTCCGCTGTGCCTCTACAAGACGAGCAGATAACTCCTGGATAACACGTAATTCATCTGATTCAGTTGCCATAGGGTTTAACCTTTAATTAAGATGCATCTTCCGCGATCGTGGAATCTAACGGAGGTGCAATACCTACCTTTGCATTTTTACTCTGTGCAGGTAAATCATAAAAGTGACTAATATTATTATCAGTTAGTGGTGGAGGAACTACCAGTGATTGGCCATTTTTGCTGCGTAAATAGAGCGCCTCACCATTACTGGCATAATTGGAACAAGCTGGTAAAACTAAAACAGAAAGAACGATAAGACCAATTTTTTTCACAACAATTTTTCCTTCTTAAATAAGTTGCAAGTTGCGCAGAACCTGCTCTAGTGCTTGATGATGTTCTTCAGACAAAGACGTTAAGGGCAATCGTAGTTCATCTTTCATTAAACCCATTTTACTCAAAGCCCATTTTACCGGAATGGGATTGGCTTCAACGAATAATAACTGATGAAGAGGCATTAACTGTTCGTTAATTTTTAGACAGCCGGCAGGATCATTATCAAAAGCAGCATCAGCTAGTTTGGCCATTTGCCTTGCAGCCACATTCGCTGTGACAGAAATAACCCCTTTTGCACCAGCTAAAATCCATTGTGCAGCTGTAGGGTCATCACCGCTATAAACATCAAGACCCTCACATAAACGCAAAATTTGCTGCAAGCGAGTCATTTGACCTGTTGCCTCTTTGATCCCAATAATATTTGAAATTTTTCCAAGTCTTGCGACTGTTTCCGGCAATAAATCACAGGCAGTACGACCTGGTACATTGTACAGAATGATTGGCATGGCCACTGCTTTGGCAATTGCACTATAATGCTGATAAAGTCCTTCCTGAGTAGGTTTGATATACGCTGGAGTCATTATCAATGCTGCATGAGCACCGCACTCCATGGCTTCTTGAGTCAATGCAATACACTCTTTGGTTGCATTCATTGCGGTACCTGCAATAACAGGAATGCGTTCCCTTGCCTGCTCTATCGCTGTTTTAATGACTAAAATCTTTTCTTGATGGGAAAGAGTACCTGCTTCACCAGTAGTTCCTGCAGCAACAATAGCATGAGTCCCGGCAGAGATATGAAATTCAACCAATTCACGTAAACAATTTAAATCAACTGCATCATCCGTCATCGGGGTGGCTAAGGCCACAATACTACCATGAAACATAGCACTCTCTTTTCTTAAGACTGATTTGCCAATACTACTGGGGGAGCGACAATTTCTCAAGCCTCATAAACTTACTTTCCGATTTACTGTTTAAGAAGACAAGTCCCTCGTATAATACAGCTAAGATTAAAAGAGTCCTCTTTCTATCTGATTTTTTGCAAACTCCATGGCTTTTATCTCCGCTTCTTTTGGTGTAGTAAACATCTTACCTACTGATTTTTTGATAATATAAGTATATTGCTCATGGTGAAAGATCAGAAGATATTCGCCTGCATATTTACCATTAATAGGCTGAGAGGAACACTCAAATTCTATTCCGTGATGTTTTCCTTTCATAGCTTTCCCTACTGCTGATTTACTTCCTTGTATTGTCCCTTTTAATTATAGATTAAAGTTATCAATCCGAGCAGCTTCATTTTGCATAGGTAGCTCTTTTACCAAAGAAAATTATTTTTTGATTCATCCGATTACATGATTTACATGTGAGATAAAATGCACACAATTTCAATTTTATGAATTTTTGTAGCTCCAGTATTTCCTCGAATATTTTGGAGAATTTATAATCATAATTCTAACTACCAAATCTTTATGGCGTTTGACAAGGTATGCACAGAGTTATCCACAGATTTTGGGGATAACATGATTGAAGCATTTTCTTGTATAAACAGCAAGATTCCTTACCAGCAAAGGAATTTAGGTAATATTCAAAGAGAGAATTGCTAAGTGAAAACTAAAGCTTAAAATAAATATCCACAAATTGTGGTGAAACTGAAAATAAAACTGCGGACAGACATATTAACAAATAAATTCTAAAAATACAGTCTTGACGTTTCTATATTTTTATAAATTTATTTTTCTCTAATGCAATTTACGGCATCTTCCCCGGGCAAAATCCTCCTTTATTTAAATTACAAACAACAAGGCGTCAGTCTAGAGCAAAGCGAAGGAGCCCCAGCAGATAAATCCCGCTCTTTGAATGAAAGATCCTTCAAGCGACAATGTCGCTTTCAGGATGACGTCTGTTATAATCTTTTGCATATTTTTTTCCATCTCGTCATCCAGAATGCGGCAAAGCCGCATGAAGGATTGCAAGTAGAACCCGATTCCATATCGAAGAGGTCCTTCGCTTTGCTCCCAAAGACGTACGTCATGTCGAACGTAGTGACACATCTCCTAATAAAAGACGTACGTCATGTCGAACGTAGTGAGACATCTCCTAATAAAGGATCCTTCACTTTACTCAGGGATGACCGTCGTCTTTTTTGATGTTTGCCACAATGTGGTTGGGATACTCAGGATTGACGGTAATTTGCGTAAGTGCCCATAGATTTTCACTAATGACTTACATTAAAAAATTCCCCCCAGGCAAAGCTTTTATTTTTTAAATTGACTTATTTTTAGGCATATGATCTTTTTTTGTACTAATATCTCTAGTGAAGGATCTACTTACAAGAGGAGCTTAACCATGAAAAGACTAATATATGTTATGTTTTTCTTGGGGTTATCGACTACAGGATTAGTTTCTTGTACCGCTACTCAAGTAGGCACAGCAACTGGAGCTGCCGCCGGAGCAGGAGTAGGATATGCTGTTAGTGGTGGAAGCGGATGGGGAACAGCCATCGGTGCAGGTGCAGGAGCATTAATCGGTAATACAATTGGTCGAGAACAAGACAGAAGAAACTGGTATTATAGAAATGGCTACTATTATTATTACTAATTTGCCTAGTAATAATTTCTAGAATTTCACATAATTCCATTTTGTCTTGTTTATAGGTCCTGCTAAACTATAAAATTGTAAGGCAAAATGGAATACTCACTGTATACTAATATTCACAATATTATTTACAAGGAATGTAATTATGCGATTAAAAGACAAAGTGGCTATCGTCACGGGTGCTGCCAGTGGCATTGGTAAAGAAATTGCGATTGTGTACGCAAAGGAAGGAGCAAAAGTAGCCATTGCCGATTTAAACCTCAGTCAGGCACAACAAACTGCAGATGAAATTCAGACTATGGGCGGAAAGGCCATGGCTGTAG
This region of Legionella clemsonensis genomic DNA includes:
- a CDS encoding glutathione S-transferase family protein encodes the protein MGLLIDGHWHDQWYDTSKTGGTFKREPTQFRNAIKNEANTPFPPEKGRYHLYVSLACPWAHRTLIFRKLKKLEHYIDISIVHPHMLENGWEFKVGLGATGDNLYGLNYLYEIYTKADSQYTGRVTVPVLWDKKEKTIVSNESAEIIRQFNHAFNDLTGDKQDFYPEFLHTEIDTVNDKIYHTVNNGVYKCGFATTQEAYEEAYNELFATLDELEHHLSNHKYLVGDVLTEADWRLFTTLIRFDAVYYSHFKANQQRINDYPALSTYLKKLYHHPGISETVNFLHIKQHYYFSHKTINPTQIVPVGPRLAFD
- a CDS encoding flavohemoglobin expression-modulating QEGLA motif protein — translated: MATESDELRVIQELSARLVEAQRTIRILDSIKWDDAIKKDFFTKKAQALPKIDRDYYLNKPLPFDATEKQEEFRLIVRDAQNQLGQYSPVTRLIKRQCEEYARAVQMLNARGTPAFCELAMELYGSPDDAFYSGGPRLSELGTLLFDVLTALEVQLKSEADEKKHTPQKAQELLQERLSHFFDQHPGKVTVMVSDDMVADASAGADTIKLSQHAMFSDRDLKYLEVHEGWVHVGTTLNGATQPYCSFLGKGSPSCSVIQEGLAVITEIVTFSSYPGRVRKITNRVIALEKVRQGANFIDIYRYFIECGLTEDDSYNHTVRVFRGSTPEGGPFTKDLSYAKGFLLIYNYMRFAISQRRIDSIPLLFTGKLILDDLPLLGELKERGILSPPVYLPPPFKDLAALSAWMSFSLFLNKFSLNEIQKNFRFLLV
- the dapA gene encoding 4-hydroxy-tetrahydrodipicolinate synthase — translated: MFHGSIVALATPMTDDAVDLNCLRELVEFHISAGTHAIVAAGTTGEAGTLSHQEKILVIKTAIEQARERIPVIAGTAMNATKECIALTQEAMECGAHAALIMTPAYIKPTQEGLYQHYSAIAKAVAMPIILYNVPGRTACDLLPETVARLGKISNIIGIKEATGQMTRLQQILRLCEGLDVYSGDDPTAAQWILAGAKGVISVTANVAARQMAKLADAAFDNDPAGCLKINEQLMPLHQLLFVEANPIPVKWALSKMGLMKDELRLPLTSLSEEHHQALEQVLRNLQLI
- a CDS encoding glycine zipper domain-containing protein; translated protein: MKRLIYVMFFLGLSTTGLVSCTATQVGTATGAAAGAGVGYAVSGGSGWGTAIGAGAGALIGNTIGREQDRRNWYYRNGYYYYY